The segment TTTTTCCGCAAATCAGGCGGCTGAGGAAGAGGAAGAAGAGCTATCCGCCAAGGAAATAGCCATTACTATGGCTGTGGCTTTTGGTTTAGCTATCGGATTATTTGTCGTACTGCCTACATGGACTGCCCACTGGCTGGGCTCCAGCGGCGGCGAAATTTGGAAGAACGTTCTCGAAGGTATTATTCGTATAGCTGTTTTTTTGTTATATATTATAATAATCTCCCGTCTCAAGGATATCCAACGGGTATTTCAGTACCATGGAGCGGAGCACAAAGTAATTTCCACCTTTGAGCGGGGCGAGGAACTGACAGTGGAAAATGCACGGAAATACTCCACCCTTCATCCTCGCTGCGGCACCAGCTTTCTTTTAATCGTCATGGTGATGTCCATAGTAGTATTTTCTGTCTTGGCTTTTGACCAGATTATTTGGCGGATTTTATCTCGGGTGCTGCTTATGCCGTTGGTGGCAGGTATTGCCTACGAGATTATTAAATTTACCGGCAAGCATCAAGATAAAGGCTGGGTTAAAATGGTCAGCACTCCGGGTCTATGGCTGCAAAACTTAA is part of the Metallumcola ferriviriculae genome and harbors:
- a CDS encoding DUF1385 domain-containing protein — encoded protein: MANKFQYGGQAVIEGVMMRGKNGIAVAVRRPSGQVVVDEQPLVSWLDKMPFFKKPFLRGFFALLEALIIGVKALSFSANQAAEEEEEELSAKEIAITMAVAFGLAIGLFVVLPTWTAHWLGSSGGEIWKNVLEGIIRIAVFLLYIIIISRLKDIQRVFQYHGAEHKVISTFERGEELTVENARKYSTLHPRCGTSFLLIVMVMSIVVFSVLAFDQIIWRILSRVLLMPLVAGIAYEIIKFTGKHQDKGWVKMVSTPGLWLQNLTTREPDDSQVAVAINSLQAVLKQDDSEVEEESPNVNQCILEDAVRGEGAC